Proteins encoded together in one Telopea speciosissima isolate NSW1024214 ecotype Mountain lineage chromosome 4, Tspe_v1, whole genome shotgun sequence window:
- the LOC122658205 gene encoding uncharacterized protein LOC122658205, translating to MQDVAATFIDKPPSMINHSQGITHWTPPIKEYVKLNSDGAFIKGTASGYGALIRDDKGFFLVGVALKDIPRSVLYSECAAMRLALLLALELEIHDLVVESDCADLIKYARHLSNPPWEILLLMQDIWSFLSHFHSVIIMHVVQSTNSSTHLLAAFGTSFYDSSLCKWVGMPPYFPWDVLELDRGYISNA from the coding sequence ATGCAGGACGTGGCAGCCACCTTCATTGACAAACCTCCGTCTATGATCAATCACTCACAGGGAATTACTCATTGGACACCTCCTATAAAAGAATATGTCAAGCTAAATTCTGATGGTGCCTTCATTAAAGGAACAGCTTCTGGTTATGGTGCTCTCATTCGGGATGATAAAGGTTTTTTCTTGGTAGGTGTTGCTCTCAAAGATATTCCAAGATCTGTCCTTTATTCTGAATGTGCAGCCATGAGACTAGCCTTGTTGCTTGCTTTGGAATTGGAGATCCATGATTTGGTGGTGGAATCAGATTGTGCAGATTTAATTAAATATGCCAGACATCTTTCTAATCCACCGTGGGAAATCTTACTACTTATGCAAGACATTTGGAGCTTTCTTTCACACTTTCATTCTGTTATTATTATGCATGTTGTGCAATCTACAAACTCTTCAACGCATCTCTTAGCTGCTTTTGGAACTTCTTTTTATGATTCATCTCTTTGTAAATGGGTGGGTATGCCCCCCTACTTTCCTTGGGATGTACTTGAACTTGATCGTGGATATATTTCTAATGCATAA
- the LOC122657736 gene encoding FRIGIDA-like protein 3: protein MADAEPVVNVESTTSMVEQLGKAFVEFESFKNSSEETVLWEEIEEYFHNLEELFKKRSDELEEKEKEFEDKQSQTRTLLAEREVVVAAKEQTLLDRVQEIKDAAVTAITEAREKFEPPSLEAVDAEDDTENKVSSSFDGDTNASLPDLEVKSPRKSGQNADAVAVEVKPRPELTQFCEQMDVKGLLNFVMENRKNFAAVREEISVALRSATEPARLVLDSLEGFYPPDQTTQQSNKKDAALQGMRRSCIMLMESVAPLLAGAEPGADHPLSPEIKQQAKAIADDWTPKLAGADIDAANGNSLEAEAFLQILATFRISSEFDEEELCKLVPAVARRRQAPELCRSLGLTHKMPGVVELLVSSGRQIDAVHFIQAFQLTESFPPVPLLKTYLRDLRRNSQGKGGSGGAVGPQNDINAQELAALRAVIRCVEDYKFEAEYPLYPMQKRVAQLEKSKADKKRMGEMAKHQQPKRARANGGYFGPRMPVAAGDRQTPLFNERGAYMGATERYPHAAPTAYDYQVPSQGAYTQPPNAQRPYYYPQDDRATASTYSAAPSNYAAYMGNGLQSSHQTYM from the exons ATGGCAGATGCAGAGCCAGTTGTGAATGTCGAATCAACAACTTCTATGGTAGAACAGCTTGGGAAGGCATTTGTTGAATTCGAATCTTTCAAGAATTCCTCTGAGGAGACAGTTCTATGGGAGGAAATTGAAGAATATTTCCACAATCTTGAGGAACTATTTAAGAAGAGATCTGATGAgttagaagaaaaggagaaggaatttGAGGACAAACAATCTCAAACTCGCACATTGCTTGCAGAGAGAGAAGTAGTTGTTGCTGCTAAAGAACAAACTTTGTTGGATCGAGTGCAGGAGATAAAAGATGCTGCTGTTACTGCCATTACGGAGGCTCGAGAGAAATTTGAGCCCCCATCTCTAGAGGCCGTAGATGCTGAGGACGACACAGAAAACAAGGTAAGCAGCTCATTCGATGGTGATACCAATGCATCCCTCCCTGATTTGGAGGTGAAATCCCCTCGTAAATCAGGGCAAAATGCTGATGCTGTGGCTGTTGAAGTGAAGCCCCGTCCAGAGCTGACGCAATTTTGCGAACAGATGGATGTAAAAGGGCTTCTGAATTTTGTTATGGAGAAccgaaaaaattttgctgccgTACGTGAGGAAATTTCTGTTGCATTGAGAAGTGCAACTGAACCAGCCCGTTTGGTGCTGGATTCTTTGGAGGGGTTTTACCCTCCTGATCAAACTACCCAACAAAGTAACAAGAAGGATGCAGCCCTCCAGGGCATGCGCAGATCATGTATAATGTTGATGGAATCAGTGGCCCCCTTGTTGGCGGGGGCCGAGCCTGGTGCTGATCACCCTCTGAGCCCTGAAATCAAGCAGCAGGCCAAGGCAATTGCTGATGACTGGACGCCTAAGTTGGCTGGTGCGGACATTGATGCTGCCAATGGAAATTCATTGGAAGCAGAGGCATTTCTGCAGATCCTCGCAACGTTTAGGATTTCTTCGGAgtttgatgaagaagaactttgCAAGCTTGTTCCTGCTGTTGCTCGTCGCAGGCAGGCACCTGAGCTCTGTCGTTCTCTTGGGCTAACACACAAAATGCCAG GTGTTGTTGAATTGCTGGTCAGCAGTGGAAGGCAAATTGATGCTGTTCACTTTATTCAGGCTTTCCAGCTTACTGAGAGCTTCCCTCCAGTGCCCCTGTTAAAGACATACTTGAGGGACTTGAGGAGAAACTCGCAAGGAAAGGGTGGTTCAGGAGGTGCTGTTGGTCCTCAG AATGACATAAATGCACAGGAGCTTGCTGCACTGAGGGCTGTCATCAGGTGTGTTGAGGATTACAAATTTGAAGCAGAATATCCGCTGTATCCAATGCAGAAACGAGTGGCTCAACTGGAGAAATCAAAGGCTGATAAGAAAAGGATGGGAGAAATGGCGAAGCATCAACAGCCAAAGAGGGCTCGGGCAAATGGAGGATACTTTGGTCCTCGAATGCCTGTTGCTGCTGGGGATAGGCAGACTCCACTTTTCAATGAGAGGGGAGCCTACATGGGAGCAACGGAAAGGTATCCTCATGCTGCTCCAACTGCTTATGATTATCAAGTTCCTAGCCAGGGTGCATACACCCAGCCGCCAAATGCACAAAGGCCATACTATTATCCCCAAGATGATAGGGCTACGGCTAGCACATATAGTGCTGCTCCATCAAATTATGCTGCCTATATGGGTAATGGGTTGCAGTCCTCGCATCAAACATATATGTAA